The genomic DNA TACATTTCCTGTGAGGAACCCTTTGCTGCCCTCTCTACCTGAAGAGGACATCAGCATTTTATTCATATCTTACAAACACAAAAAGAGGCTTCCAGAATTAAACCTGTACTGTCTTGCATCCAACTTTCCTCAGGGTGCACTGGTCAGTCTAGACTCTTTAGTCTTGCTGTAGACCTGGACCCAGCACAGGTGCCCATGTACGCTTGAGAGAATTCTGCACAGAGTGCGAAAACCAGAGAGCCCTCAGCACAAGAGACCGGTGAAGCACAAGAGGACATCGGTGtcaggcggtggcggcagcagcggcagcacaaATCCCTGCTCTCCAGCATGGCTGCTCACTGCCGGTACTCCAGTTCATCAACGCTGATCACTTTGGAGGGCAtggaagggaggggctgctccaAGACATCTGAGCCAAACCATTTTGCCAGGCCAACGGGGGAGCCGCTTCGCGGGTTAGCACGATGGTCCAACTGCGAGTGCATGTGAAGCAGGCCAGTCCGAGACGGCACATTCTGAGCGGCTGTCTGCACACCAACAGCAGATCCCTGTGGGGTTGAGCCTGGAAGGGGGGCAAGGGGACAAGGAGGCATGTACTACTTGGGCAAACACTCAACCGCTTGAAGTTGATGGGGACCACTGATCCTTGTGGCGGCACACACAGGTCTGACCCCTGGCCAAACAGCCTTTTGGGCAAGGGCCACTAAGACTCCTCAAGTGGGCAATGTCAAGGTTCATGATGCCACTGGACAGTCGACACCAAACCTGCTGACCTAACTACAGGGTGGAACCACTGCTCATGGGCTTTTTCCAGCCAGCCACTTCTGTCTGGGGAAGAAACGCTCCACCAACTGCAAGCAGCTCTGCCAAAGCCAACCTCGCCTCGGCATCACCCGTCTGATCAAGTCCCCCACTTTTAACATACCGATTAAACTCCTGCACTACTGTCCAAGACCTTATGGTGCAGAGAGGcgcccactgagaagccctggggaCTACTGACATGAAATGTTCACATTGCAAACATGTGCACTCGTAACTGTTAAGGCAGACTTAAACAATCCCCAAGTATGAATGTTTGTTTAGGAACCTTGCTTGATCAGGGGCAGCCCCCTGCCCCAGAATCCCAGCAATCGGACCCCAGGTGGTCTGCCAGTGGAGTGTGGTTGACCTACTGCTCAGGCTTGTTCTGCAGGAGGCAAcccaaccctgccttcccctggGCTACAAccagagatgtccttgacccctgCAACGGAGGAGAGTCCATTCATGCTCAAGATCGCATGCTTCAGAGTGCCCAAGTTATTTCGCATTCAAGTTACCCGatctctgtagctgctgctgctgctgctgcatcatgGCCAGCTGCAGAGGTGTCCCAGAGCGAGGGTTCAAGAGAGGATGGCCAGCTGTTGGCAGTGGATAGTAAGGCTGGCCAAGGATGGGAGCAGAGACTCCCGGCAAGTGAGTCAAGTCCACCCCAGGAGGGATCACCCCTGTTGGTCAAGAAAGGGAGAAGCGACTTGTCAGTTTGGGAAGCTTGCATtctcttcccccagccctcccaaaAGGTTCAGGACAACacaatgtgcgtgtgtgtgcgtgcgcacacacaccgtTTGAACAGGCAACATGCCCCAGTCACCAGCTTGGTCCCTGCCACCAATGGCCATGAATGTCTTTTGGAGAAGTAACCAAGGAGTGCCTCTGGAGGAAGAGGCTCCATCAGGACAGGACTGCAATGGTGCCCAAGATTCTAGAAGGCAACACTGTCCTCCTATTATACCCaagttctcaatcttgggtccccagatgtcaacAGACCCTCGCCATCGCCCTCAGCCACAACGGCAGAGCTTCAAGTCCAAAAGGCTGCTATTGCTCCTTAGCCTAATGACTGAGTCCAAGAGAAGGGTCTAAGGCAGGCCTGTACAACTCTGGTCAGATTATAGcgcccatcatctgcagccacagtggccaatagtcagcgaTGACAGGAGTTCTGGTccgacatctgcaggaaggccaacgTGGTGCAGAGCAGGCCTAAGGGCATACCACACAGCCACCTGGGTGAAGCTGAACAGGACTTGGTGTGGTCACTGCCTAGATGCGAGACCCAAGTGTGccatctttggggacagggctgtaactcagtggccaagcatctgctttgtgggcagaaggtctcaggttcactccctggcagcatctccaggtagggttgggagagacccctgagtctGAAACCCTTGGAGCACTGCTGCCAgacagttcagacaatactgaacttgatggaccaaaggtctgacttggtataagacaagcttcctatgttcctaaagactgAAGTGTTGGTCCAATAGTGCCTTATTCCTTAATCCGTGAAGGATGCTTACCtgcttgcagcaggggtgggagatGCTGTGGGTGCACACCTTGCGCCAACATCCTCTGGACTAATCCCGGGGGCAGCTGATGCGCAGGCCGTACCATCGGCACGTGAGGAACTAGGGGGACCTGGCTGATAGGACGGAGAAAAGGGGGCCCTGCTACTGGGGAGGCCAAGGTAGGAGTCTTTCTCCCAGTGGACTTCGGCCTGTAGTCTTGCTCTTTGGTGCAACGGTTCGTCTGGGACAGTGGTGTTGAGCATGTAGAGCGCTGCAGTGATGCTAATTTGGTACCTATGGAGGGGGCATTCTCTTGATCGACATGTTCTGTAGACCTAGACGGCAACAAGCTCTCTGCAGAGAAACACAAGACAGGCACCCCTAACTCAGGTTACAAGCACTGCAAACACTAATCTGCAAATCGCATTTACCCCCCACCATTCCTTAAAAGCAGCCGACATATAtaccttactactactactactactactactactactactactattactactactactactactactactactattactactactacagggCTTTTCAACtgaagctctcaaagcagtttacacagtagTAGTAAAGAtggttcccctgtccccaaagggctcacaatctaaaaaacacaaggcagacaccagcaacagaatctccacttttaaaaatgtgcctttttATGCAATTAGCAGGGGAGGATGTTACGGTACCTTCATTTCTCTCACTGGATTTCAGCTTTGCAGGATTGGGCTCCTCTTTACTTTTGTCTTTGCTTTCGTACATCTTGCGTATCACTGAGGTAGGAGTAAATGAAGGAGAGAGCTGAAAAAAAATAACACCACCACAAATCAGTATGCAGTGTAATAAGGTACCTTTCATACCAGGCAAAAAGAGTCCAGTTGGGTCAATTCCACAAGCCCTGTAGATGCAGGGCAGTGCCCGGGGACCCAGGGAAGCTGACTGGTTGAGCTTTCAGAAGGGAAAACTCTATGGCTATTGACGTGTCAAGTTCAGGCATCAAAATACACAACCTGAAGCCCACTGGATGCCCCAATGCTCTAACTCAGAGGTTCCCAAACCTAGGTCCTCCAGAGATGTTGGACAACCACAGCCAAagaccactgtagctggggaggaTGCGAGTTGCAccccaacaagatctggggaacCAATGCCGAGAACCTCGGCTTTCATTTGATGGAACACTTAAACAGGACTGAAGCGACACCAAGAACGGCCTCCATTCTGACACACAGAACTACAAGGACAGATCCCCAAGATACCACTCAGATGTGTCTTAATGCTTACCATGCTAGTGATGGAGGCTGCAGGGGCTGTAGGAGAGGATGCATTCCCTCGGTGGCCCAGGGGCACAGAAGATTTTGTCACGCGCTGTGGCCTACAAGAGAGGAAGGTCAGATTAGACAAGAACAGACTGTTGCAAGGCCTGCTCAGGCTCTCCTTGGAAGTGTGCGGCAAGCTCAGCCCAGCAAAATTCAACGCCGCTCTTTTCTCCATACCTGGCAGCAAGTGATGGGATCAGAGTAGGCCAGGACTAGAACTAGTGAACACTCACTTGGGAAAGGACTGGCCGGCTTCAGAGAAGAAGTGAAGGTGCCTCCTAGTGGATGGAGATTAGagcaccccaaggctttggaccACTAGGATGCTACAAGTAGAGACCTTTCATGTGTAGGTCAGCAGGGTAGAAATTCTGGGGTTCTCCTGACACACTCAAGGCTCCAAGAACAGGAAACAGTCTGCCTGACAGGAAGCATTCTGCCTGGGCCCAGGGAAGAGGATGCCACTTCATATTTCAAGTCCCTTATAAGGTGATCCTTTAGGGGGTCATTTCACCATAAGCAGCAGGAGCTAATTTAGAGGGTCCACAACAGCTTTCacagaaaacaaacagaacagGCTAAGTCCACTCCAATATCTAGTCAATGTTTCAAATTTACATGAAGTATGTGCAGGCATGATGAGTATTGAGTCCTTCTAGAAACTACTTTCGCAGGTATCAAGTTAGGTTATGGTCTTGCAGGCCTCTGTCAGCACAGCCACTTAACCCTCGCAACCTTAACACCCAAGTTTCAGACTTGATGAACAGTTGTGTGTGGAAGACAGTGTTGAATTTTGCCAGGCATTCATTTTCTAGCTACCAGATCTGAAGCTTAGGGTCACCTGTTCCTGTAGCCATCTCTGTTTTTgtccatctgcagtttgccaaagCCTGGTTGGTAGAAGTTTGACACTTGCATGGCTAATTCATGTGGTAGAGCGAGGCCTTCTAACGCGGCTTGCTGGAGCTCGAGTGGACTCATCTGGAATCAAGGGACAAGGAGCAACTCAAAAGCCAGGGCTTTAAGATCACAACGGATTACTGCAGTGAGAAGCATTAACTAACTGCGACATCACAGCTAACATGACTGCAGACCTCAAGTGGCTATCGTAGTGGATTGCAAGATCTTATTACCACCACTTATGATTACTGTATTTTCATGCATACAGCCTGCACACGATAACCTGCATCCCTGTATAACCCATGGTAAACTATAATTTATGTTAAGAATgggatagccccgccccctaTATTGCCTGCACTGGTGGTCACCACCTGGGAACAGCAGGGTCAACGTTGCTGGCAATTGGGAACAACCCAGGGTGTTCTCCCCATCTTCCTCCTGGGTTCCCTGATGGTGCCATCAGCTGCAAGGTCCAAGCATGGTGGCTTCCCTCTGCCTCTGCACTCCTTTTTATTCCTTCTGACTGGAAGGAGGGAAGCCAATAAGGAGGCTGCCTACTGTCACATCAGCCACTGGCCAAGATGGCAAGGTGAAGCCAGGCAGGACTTGCTTTGCCCTCCTTGCCTCCAAGGAGACTCAGATTCACACGGTGGTGTGAGGGAGCTTTGGGCTGCCTTCTGTTCATGATCACAGTGCCTCATCTTTTTACCCCCGTGTTTTTCATCACAGACTAGTCCCACACTTTTTGTGAAAGATTCCACGTGCAGCCAAGGTGTGGGGCTGGCCCAACAAGAACATTTAGCAGCAATAGCATCTCCTTCCCAGTTAGAGGAAAGCTTCACACATCTAGCAGCTAGCCACTTAATATCACTGGCTTGCCCCAGGCTGCTCCCAGCTTAGACCCAACACTCACCTGTGCAGCAGCAGGGCTCATGGACTTCCGCATCCCCTGAAATGGATCACCAAGCAGCTGCGGAGAGCCTGGCACAAAACCTGCAGAGACAAAGAGGGTGTGACATCCAGCTAGCCAAGAGCCTTTGAGTTGTTTAGGACCAAGAGACCAAGGTTTTCCTAGAACAAAATCTAGCCATCTGTCTAGCAACACCCACTGTAGCACACCAGCTCTTTAGAGTTCTTCTACTTTAGAGTAACTGCAAGCCCTTCAGAATACAAGACGTGCTACTCTCTGAAGAAGGGCAAGCAAACATACTGCTCCACTGGTTTTGATCCAAGGCAATAGCCAGAGGACCCCATCGGTCTTAGTTGGGAGCGTCGAGCTGTAGGAGATGGCCAGGATGAGAGCAAGAGACCAATATGAGCTTCACCGGAGTTCTAGAAAGCAAGTCTCGGAGGTCTCAAAGCTAACCAGAGGAAGTGTTTCTAGAAGCCAGTCTTACCAATTGGGGAGGGAATCTGATGTCTCAAATAATCAGCAGAACCAGCTCGAGTGGGAAACATCTGTGACATTGGAGGGGGAGGCGGCGAGGGTGCTCGTTGGCCAAGGAGGGATGTCACAGGTTCCAGGCCACTCATCAAGCTGCCGAGGACATTGGATGAAGCAGGCCTGCCCGGGGGTGGCCCCAGGATCTCCTTGGGAGAAAGAAGCAGGTTAGCCACACCTTCTCCATGCAGTTATGAACACCCGAGGACAGCAGTGTCACACGCACCCAAATCAAACCTATCCTTGGGAGCCCAAGCAGCTTGTGAGAAGGAGAACTGCCTCTGGACCACCAAAGAGAGCTTGTGCCAAGTCAAAGTAGCACAGATACACCAAGACAGGCAGAGTGGCGATCACTTGGGTGGATCTGCAAGGCCATTCACACGCAGCCAGGCTGATTAAAGCAGTGACTTTAAGACCTGTGCTTTTATCTGGTTTGCATCATCGCGCAACTGTATGGGACTCTCTGAGCAAGCATTAAACATCTTTGGCCCGCATGAAGACATTCACTGGGTTGTATTTTAGAGTGTTCATTCATATTATCCACTGGAGAAAAACACAGACTTGCATTTTAAAGATATTCTGAGTGTCTTTGATCAAAGAGCATGGGCCCCAAGGTGAGCCACAGCAAGTTGAACAGCCTCACCCTACCTGCAAAATATTCTTTGAAGCTGACCGGCCTGGCACCTCCAGAGGAGAGATCAAGTGGCTTTCAAGTGTTTGCTGGAAAAGAGGTTACATGTGCACTTTACACACCTTCCTGTAAGCATTCAACACCCGTCCCACCACTGCGTCCTAATGGAGCCCATCACGAAGTGCAGAAGCCAGCAAAGCAACATCAGGTGCCTAATCCACTTGTTCGCTTTACAAGTGACCCAATGAACTACACTTCGGGGGCAGAGGCAGAGTTATAGGCTGCCAGTTGTGTGAAATGTGAGCCACGCACACAGCTGGCCTCGTGGATCCCAGTCCTTGTTGTGTACACTGGCATCAGTCtagcctgctaactgagtaaagtgacagctgttaaagtggtgattctcttaccaccacttagcagggggagagccactggccctatccaaccccagcacagcatccctctagtctagtggctgttgctggtatctgtcctatgcttctttttagcttgcgagccctttggggacagggagccattttaattatgtgtttatttttctatgtaaatcactttggttGAATTAACTAGCTGTGAGCCTAGAAAAAGATCGCActacacacaggaagctgcctttgccAAGCCAGACTGGTCGATATAAGTCAGAGCCAGTACTGAGGGCCATCTACCTTggcactgtctacaccagggctgtgcacctttggccctcctgcagttgtagtccaactcctcccatcatccccggctattggccactaaagctggggctgatgggagtcgtGGTCCAACAGTAGCCGGAGGGCCAATGTTGCATCCCCCTGgtctgcagtgactggcagcagctctccatggtttcaggcaggtccTACCGGGAGAAGCTGGGGGCgagacttgggaccttctgtatgcaaagcagcagctcttctgctggccccaccccccattccttTCAGCATGTGTCCTATCAGGGGCTTTACTTACATTGACTTTGGGTTGCGAAGGCAGAGTCCCACTCGCCTTCATCGTACTGACTAGTTTGTTGAAGGCAGACATATCGCCATCCTTCTTCAGCTGCCGGGAGTCCGTCACGTTCAGCGACTCTGGCGGCCGCTCCGCCATCATGGGAGTGGCCGTTTCCCCCTCCTGGGTCACCTTCAGCCCTTTCAAGCCAGCTTCTACTTCTTCCACGGAAAGCACCACTCCCGAGTGTGCtgcagaaggtggggaggggagactgTGAGAAGCTAGACTTCCAGAGCAAGACTTAGTGCCTACAGAGCATCAGGGAGCCATGCCAAGGAGGCTCCCAAAGAAGTTCCAGGCCACCGTTGGAAGCTCCGGAGTTTAACATTCAAGGCATAGCTTTAATCAGAAGACAAGATCCCAGACCCTCCAAGCCGCATAGCAAATACAGAAAGAGATCATGTCGTGACCCTGGTGGATTTGCAACCGTCAATGCGGCAGTGATCAATCTCTCGGGCTTACGGGAGAATTCCAAGCCATCCAAGCAAGTTTGTGCAATTGTGTCTGCGGGAAACCACACCCACATTTCTACACCATGACAGCTACCAAGGCTGAGCACAATCCAGTGGGAAACTTTCCTAAGCAAATGCCACTGAAGCCAGAGATGTGCAGCTTCCGAGTGGACTGTGCCTCAAGGCCACGAGGGGCAACATGTGACCGAGAAGCTCAGCAAGGCCCTTCATACTCCTGGAATGTTGTGCTCTCCTTTCCTGCAAGAGCTCTTGGATTTAACGGCCATTGGCCTGAAACACAGCTGTGATCTCCTGGCTTCTGGTTCTTGAGATCTGAGCTTTCTACTTGGGAAGAGGGCTAAGGCAAAAACCAGGCCCTTGTTCCTACTAGCTGGCTGCTGAACACCACAGCTGGCCACAGCATGTATCTCTTC from Hemicordylus capensis ecotype Gifberg chromosome 15, rHemCap1.1.pri, whole genome shotgun sequence includes the following:
- the EIF4ENIF1 gene encoding eukaryotic translation initiation factor 4E transporter isoform X1; the encoded protein is MDRRSGLIEAVNGDTLLDMNRISTMRFPHRYTKEELLDIKERPHSKRRPSCLSEKYDSDGVWDPEKWHASLYPHSGRTSPAEGLKKDLDSDRTSLMRRIVDPRERVKEDDLDVVLSPQRRSFGGGCHVTAAVGSRRAGSPLEKENDCVRVIGGRRIGSGRIINARNFDKDHRGGEKDSRDARDRDREREHKDKRFRREFGDGKRVFGERRRNDSYTEEEPEWFSAGPTSQSETIELIGFDDKILEEEPKGRKRTRRRTASLKEGMECNGGVAEEEEVQAVLGQETAANQEVPREAVLPEPAPGEFDFNEFFNLDKSVPGLASMIEDVLGEGSMSASRFSRWFSNPSQSGSRSSSLRSTPHEELERLADLEQGILSPGQNSGNYFAPISLEDHSENKVDILEMLQKAKVDLKPLLSSLSANKEKLRESTHSGVVLSVEEVEAGLKGLKVTQEGETATPMMAERPPESLNVTDSRQLKKDGDMSAFNKLVSTMKASGTLPSQPKVNQTLESHLISPLEVPGRSASKNILQEILGPPPGRPASSNVLGSLMSGLEPVTSLLGQRAPSPPPPPMSQMFPTRAGSADYLRHQIPSPIGFVPGSPQLLGDPFQGMRKSMSPAAAQMSPLELQQAALEGLALPHELAMQVSNFYQPGFGKLQMDKNRDGYRNRPQRVTKSSVPLGHRGNASSPTAPAASITSMLSPSFTPTSVIRKMYESKDKSKEEPNPAKLKSSERNEESLLPSRSTEHVDQENAPSIGTKLASLQRSTCSTPLSQTNRCTKEQDYRPKSTGRKTPTLASPVAGPPFLRPISQVPLVPHVPMVRPAHQLPPGLVQRMLAQGVHPQHLPPLLQAGVIPPGVDLTHLPGVSAPILGQPYYPLPTAGHPLLNPRSGTPLQLAMMQQQQQQLQRSGSTPQGSAVGVQTAAQNVPSRTGLLHMHSQLDHRANPRSGSPVGLAKWFGSDVLEQPLPSMPSKVISVDELEYRQ
- the EIF4ENIF1 gene encoding eukaryotic translation initiation factor 4E transporter isoform X3 — translated: MDRRSGLIEAVNGDTLLDMNRISTMRFPHRYTKEELLDIKERPHSKRRPSCLSEKYDSDGVWDPEKWHASLYPHSGRTSPAEGLKKDLDSDRTSLMRRIVDPRERVKEDDLDVVLSPQRRSFGGGCHVTAAVGSRRAGSPLEKENDCVRVIGGRRIGSGRIINARNFDKDHRGGEKDSRDARDRDREREHKDKRFRREFGDGKRVFGERRRNDSYTEEEPEWFSAGPTSQSETIELIGFDDKILEEEPKGRKRTRRRTASLKEGMECNGGVAEEEEVQAVLGQETAANQEVPREAVLPEPAPGEFDFNEFFNLDKSVPGLASMIEDVLGEGSMSASRFSRWFSNPSQSGSRSSSLRSTPHEELERLAAHSGVVLSVEEVEAGLKGLKVTQEGETATPMMAERPPESLNVTDSRQLKKDGDMSAFNKLVSTMKASGTLPSQPKVNQTLESHLISPLEVPGRSASKNILQEILGPPPGRPASSNVLGSLMSGLEPVTSLLGQRAPSPPPPPMSQMFPTRAGSADYLRHQIPSPIGFVPGSPQLLGDPFQGMRKSMSPAAAQMSPLELQQAALEGLALPHELAMQVSNFYQPGFGKLQMDKNRDGYRNRPQRVTKSSVPLGHRGNASSPTAPAASITSMLSPSFTPTSVIRKMYESKDKSKEEPNPAKLKSSERNEESLLPSRSTEHVDQENAPSIGTKLASLQRSTCSTPLSQTNRCTKEQDYRPKSTGRKTPTLASPVAGPPFLRPISQVPLVPHVPMVRPAHQLPPGLVQRMLAQGVHPQHLPPLLQAGVIPPGVDLTHLPGVSAPILGQPYYPLPTAGHPLLNPRSGTPLQLAMMQQQQQQLQRSGSTPQGSAVGVQTAAQNVPSRTGLLHMHSQLDHRANPRSGSPVGLAKWFGSDVLEQPLPSMPSKVISVDELEYRQ
- the EIF4ENIF1 gene encoding eukaryotic translation initiation factor 4E transporter isoform X2; translated protein: MDRRSGLIEAVNGDTLLDMNRISTMRFPHRYTKEELLDIKERPHSKRRPSCLSEKYDSDGVWDPEKWHASLYPHSGRTSPAEGLKKDLDSDRTSLMRRIVDPRERVKEDDLDVVLSPQRRSFGGGCHVTAAVGSRRAGSPLEKENDCVRVIGGRRIGSGRIINARNFDKDHRGGEKDSRDARDRDREREHKDKRFRREFGDGKRVFGERRRNDSYTEEEPEWFSAGPTSQSETIELIGFDDKILEEEPKGRKRTRRRTASLKEGMECNGGVAEEEEVQAVLGQETAANQEVPREAVLPEPAPGEFDFNEFFNLDKSVPGLASMIEDVLGEGSMSASRFSRWFSNPSQSGSRSSSLRSTPHEELERLADLEQGILSPGQNSGNYFAPISLEDHSENKVDILEMLQKAKVDLKPLLSSLSANKEKLRESTHSGVVLSVEEVEAGLKGLKVTQEGETATPMMAERPPESLNVTDSRQLKKDGDMSAFNKLVSTMKASGTLPSQPKVNQTLESHLISPLEVPGRSASKNILQILGPPPGRPASSNVLGSLMSGLEPVTSLLGQRAPSPPPPPMSQMFPTRAGSADYLRHQIPSPIGFVPGSPQLLGDPFQGMRKSMSPAAAQMSPLELQQAALEGLALPHELAMQVSNFYQPGFGKLQMDKNRDGYRNRPQRVTKSSVPLGHRGNASSPTAPAASITSMLSPSFTPTSVIRKMYESKDKSKEEPNPAKLKSSERNEESLLPSRSTEHVDQENAPSIGTKLASLQRSTCSTPLSQTNRCTKEQDYRPKSTGRKTPTLASPVAGPPFLRPISQVPLVPHVPMVRPAHQLPPGLVQRMLAQGVHPQHLPPLLQAGVIPPGVDLTHLPGVSAPILGQPYYPLPTAGHPLLNPRSGTPLQLAMMQQQQQQLQRSGSTPQGSAVGVQTAAQNVPSRTGLLHMHSQLDHRANPRSGSPVGLAKWFGSDVLEQPLPSMPSKVISVDELEYRQ